From Alosa sapidissima isolate fAloSap1 chromosome 2, fAloSap1.pri, whole genome shotgun sequence, one genomic window encodes:
- the pofut2 gene encoding GDP-fucose protein O-fucosyltransferase 2 isoform X1, translating to MADIGRFALLWLFTIYCNVFWLAVLSFSVVTIAASETEDFAFHAGNSVSQSAIAKDLRYLLYDVNPPEGFNLRRDVFIRMVSLVKTLRKEGDWVLVLPPWGRLYHWQSPDIHQMRIPWGEFFSVTSLQANVPVIEYEEFIAESGGPFIDQVLVLQNYAEGWTDGKWDEKVDERPCIERLMYSKDKQGYYRGWFWGYEETRGINVTCLSAQGHASVLAPFLQTNITATSVMLDRAETVLHDHYAGKDYWDTRRSMVFAKHLRIIGNDFRAKYLNSTDEKDHTVYSEDWRLMKAKLGSAKGGPYLAVHLRRKDFIWGHREDVPSLKGAVKKIRSLMKKHALENLFVATDADEEELAKLKRMLPEMVRFEPTWEDLEFLKDGGVAIIDQWICAHARYFIGTSVSTFSFRIHEEREILGFDPKTTYNRFCGDSEPECEQPTHWKIVY from the exons ATGGCGGACATCGGACGGTTTGCATTGTTATGGTTGTTCACAATCTATTGTAACGTTTTTTGGCTCGCCGTGTTGTCATTTTCAGTTGTGACAATTGCTGCATCCGAAACTGAGGATTTTGCTTTTCATGCAGGGAATTCTGTCAGCCAGTCAGCAATTGCAAAGGATCTGAG GTATTTGCTCTATGATGTGAATCCCCCAGAGGGTTTTAACCTGCGACGAGATGTATTCATCCGTATGGTGTCTTTGGTGAAAACGCTCAGGAAAGAAGGGGACTGGGTGTTGGTGTTGCCACCCTGGGGTCGTCTCTACCACTGGCAGAGTCCTGACATACATCAAATGCGCATTCCCTGGGGAGAGTTCTTTAGTGTGACCAGCCTCCAGGCCAATGTCCCAGTcatagaatatgaagagttcatCGCTG AGTCAGGAGGGCCCTTCATTGATCAGGTGCTGGTCCTGCAGAACTATGCCGAGGGCTGGACAGATGGCAAATGGGACGAAAAGGTGGATGAGCGGCCCTGCATTGAACGCCTCATGTACTCAAAAGACAAGCAGGGCTACTACAG GGGTTGGTTTTGGGGTTATGAGGAGACTCGAGGGATCAACGTCACCTGTTTGTCTGCACAAGGTCATGCCTCTGTCTTGGCCCCTTTTCTGCAAACAAATATTACAGCAAC GTCAGTAATGCTTGACAGAGCAGAAACTGTCCTCCATGATCACTATGCTGGGAAAGATTATTGGGAT ACAAGACGCAGTATGGTGTTTGCAAAACACCTTCGCATCATTGGAAATGATTTCAGAGCCAAGTACTTGAACTCTACAGATGAAAAAGACCATACTGTGTACAGTGAGGACTGGAGACTGATGAAG GCCAAGTTGGGCAGTGCCAAGGGTGGCCCATATCTAGCTGTCCATCTCCGAAGGAAAGATTTCATATGGGGACACCGAGAAGATGTCCCCAGCCTCAAAGGAGCTGTGAAAAAAATCCGTAGTCTTATGAAGAAGCACGCACTAGAGAATCTCTTTGTTGCCACGGATGCGGATGAAGAAG AATTAGCCAAGTTGAAGCGTATGTTGCCAGAGATGGTGCGCTTTGAACCCACTTGGGAGGACCTGGAGTTCCTCAAAGATGGTGGTGTTGCCATCATTGACCAGTGGATCTGTGCCCATGCCAG GTATTTTATTGGTACCTCAGTCTCAACCTTCTCATTCAGAATTCACGAGGAGAGAGAAATTTTGGGCTTTGACCCTAAAACTACATACAATCGCTTTTGTGGTGACAGTGAACCAGAATGTGAACAGCCCACACACTGGAAAATAGTATACTGA
- the pofut2 gene encoding GDP-fucose protein O-fucosyltransferase 2 isoform X2, translated as MKSSSLTTAPELLQESGGPFIDQVLVLQNYAEGWTDGKWDEKVDERPCIERLMYSKDKQGYYRGWFWGYEETRGINVTCLSAQGHASVLAPFLQTNITATSVMLDRAETVLHDHYAGKDYWDTRRSMVFAKHLRIIGNDFRAKYLNSTDEKDHTVYSEDWRLMKAKLGSAKGGPYLAVHLRRKDFIWGHREDVPSLKGAVKKIRSLMKKHALENLFVATDADEEELAKLKRMLPEMVRFEPTWEDLEFLKDGGVAIIDQWICAHARYFIGTSVSTFSFRIHEEREILGFDPKTTYNRFCGDSEPECEQPTHWKIVY; from the exons atgaagagttcatCGCTG ACAACAGCCCCGGAACTTCTACAGG AGTCAGGAGGGCCCTTCATTGATCAGGTGCTGGTCCTGCAGAACTATGCCGAGGGCTGGACAGATGGCAAATGGGACGAAAAGGTGGATGAGCGGCCCTGCATTGAACGCCTCATGTACTCAAAAGACAAGCAGGGCTACTACAG GGGTTGGTTTTGGGGTTATGAGGAGACTCGAGGGATCAACGTCACCTGTTTGTCTGCACAAGGTCATGCCTCTGTCTTGGCCCCTTTTCTGCAAACAAATATTACAGCAAC GTCAGTAATGCTTGACAGAGCAGAAACTGTCCTCCATGATCACTATGCTGGGAAAGATTATTGGGAT ACAAGACGCAGTATGGTGTTTGCAAAACACCTTCGCATCATTGGAAATGATTTCAGAGCCAAGTACTTGAACTCTACAGATGAAAAAGACCATACTGTGTACAGTGAGGACTGGAGACTGATGAAG GCCAAGTTGGGCAGTGCCAAGGGTGGCCCATATCTAGCTGTCCATCTCCGAAGGAAAGATTTCATATGGGGACACCGAGAAGATGTCCCCAGCCTCAAAGGAGCTGTGAAAAAAATCCGTAGTCTTATGAAGAAGCACGCACTAGAGAATCTCTTTGTTGCCACGGATGCGGATGAAGAAG AATTAGCCAAGTTGAAGCGTATGTTGCCAGAGATGGTGCGCTTTGAACCCACTTGGGAGGACCTGGAGTTCCTCAAAGATGGTGGTGTTGCCATCATTGACCAGTGGATCTGTGCCCATGCCAG GTATTTTATTGGTACCTCAGTCTCAACCTTCTCATTCAGAATTCACGAGGAGAGAGAAATTTTGGGCTTTGACCCTAAAACTACATACAATCGCTTTTGTGGTGACAGTGAACCAGAATGTGAACAGCCCACACACTGGAAAATAGTATACTGA